Part of the Zingiber officinale cultivar Zhangliang chromosome 8A, Zo_v1.1, whole genome shotgun sequence genome, atttcaatgttttctcctagtttgtgtctaactttccaatgatgattactatcaaaagatagtattcaccaaggtttttcaaaagtattttgaaatcatttttaaaaccaatatccaaccacgttctttgagctcaatgcacatgacttgtacattagctttcccaatgattggaagacacataactatgtgttttgatgaacctaaaactcaacaagatgcactagatcaacattttgagtttagttcaccatcttaacatctcacttgtatctaacgtgtattaaaacacatacaagtcaccttatagttctttgtgagatgtatgtttggtcttgccctaaactaagggatcatgcatctctatctaggcattgtaaaaatcatgatcatccatctaggatgccacttgatataatccctcttgttgggatatttaccatttataatagatgccatttgtccttaaataacaagggaattaaagtaatgcatgatgttacatggcatacatcaaaataagtaattttcaaaatgaaaagcaagctatagctacatgatgtatgtatgacatgacatggtatttttatatttttcataataaaatatgaatgctaaatataaatatgatgtcatgacatatgataggcaaacaaaacatggcaagttagcataaataaaatttacctagattacctatctaagtattcttaaccctagctaactcaaaatttaaccctaaattgcccatgattttccatgaaaatgccaaaacccaattttgacatttatttttcctttctaaatttgtgccattttaacttaaacaaatttctcaaagtatggtacattttactctttccaagagtaaatgaaatcaaattaaaacttagatttgccttttaccttttaagaaaatatcaaaaccccaacttggcatttcttatccttttctaaatgtgtcaatttaaattaagttcaaaacctcaaagtttgacacatttcactcttccaaagagtgaacatcttatattatgacctagatttttctttaattactctaagaagataccaaaatcccaatttggtatttcttatgtttttccacattgcgccaatttaattcaaacataattccttaagatttaccacatgttactcttttccaagagtgacaatttggattaagatttacatttcccttaattccataagaaaatgtcgaattctaaatttggcatcacttttgcttctctctagtgtgtcaatttaaattagatttaactcctcaaattttgacacattttactctttcaaagagtaacacttatcatccttttcattttcaaaggttaacaatcactttgaaaatgctctcaagtgtcaactttcccaaggttgggttaactacctttctaattggagttgacactctctaaacccatctagggtgtagagaatatgttcctaggaacccaatacctattggtgctccttggatgctctaggtactcactagggattacttccctagatactttcctaacgacctttcttggcttcttagaagccttggtcacttccactaggtcacttctagggttaactccctttgtaaccttatttgtgactttattaggcctttttggagccttagtcacattggtcttgccaaaaatactcttagggattccttccctagtatctttaacttgacctctaaacctagggttggtcccataactatatggaaccctatgaaaggaagtcacatccttcttggctttaggtttgtatcccaaacctctatagccattggatgactcttgtctagcttttcttaggttatgctcattttgacccctaagaatattttccattcttgttaaggtcctttctaaattatcaagtcttgtcctcaagacttgattttctccccataaatctctagattttggtttttcattgaatccttgagcatttctatttttaggcatatatctaaaatccttggtgttattgcctaagttgttatttaccttcctaaccttaggtgtggtaaatctagcataaggaggaatatatttatccttaaggttatcatgcctcctattctcatgataaatagcattaagatgataagagttatttctagcatgcttttatcatatgtcaacggaatggattcattaaatgataccttggtttttaccttggaagctcccttcttctcccacttcttcaagtgcgccaatttcttgagctctcctctccttgggcactttgtgtggtagtgaccccactcaccacatgtaaagcacctaatgtgcttcttctccttcttcttcttcctacaactcacattagtttctaaattaactttagtgagtttagggtttaccttcttgagcgaaggaaacctactcttgtagtgccccatcttaccacactcaaaacatttgatgtggtcctttgtgctcttcttggtagttgaactagagggttgaacttccaagatctcctcttcctcggatttctcttcttcctcttcacttgaagatgtggactcttccacttcttcatctcttgaggatgtggaagatctctcctcttccacctcttccttctctttctcttcctcctcttccttttcctcctcgaatgttgacctcttgtcaacatcggattggtccttctcttcttggaccaatgagccattttccttgggctcttccacttcttggatttttatagggtcttcatgataggcaatgatccttttccaaagatcacttgcatttgtgatttcacctacactcaacaaaatattagaaggtagtaaattattcaaaattctcgttacctccttgtctgcctccgattgctctcgttgctcttcggtccaatcccgaggtcggaggcgtttacccttcttgtccgtaggagcttcaaatgggtcactcaagacaacccattggttccaatccatttggaaccatgtctccaaccgcttcctccaataattgaagtcttctttgtcgtacggaggtggaattcggatatcccatccgagcggtccttcggactccatcttcttcttcctctagcttcttgctctcttggcggttagtccgtagaagagcgccctcgctctgataccaattgttaggaccgatgtgcccgctagaggggggtgaatagcggctcacccaaatcgttcgcttcctacgttgttagcttgcgcagcggaataatacaaaaataaacacgcTAAACAAAATATAAGACAAGagagaatgcaaaccaagctacacgatcatttacgtggttcggagataaagcttctactccacggcgtgtccgtaaggtggacgatccttatccgtcggtggattactccctggaagacctccgactagctcaaactccttgtgggtggagaaacctcaccacaaactcaccaagacctcttggacacaaggaaaactcttgagcacttgtagactactaattagaccttaaccaagtctaatttcgtcaactcaaaccaagctcccaagctttggttttatagcccaTGGTTGAAAACCCGCCTACCGATCATTGCTAAAACATGCGATCGCCTcaggaaattcgaccgttacaccccaactcgatttcacacattctgcTCACGCCAATGATCCGATCACCAATCGCTAAAACATGCGATCGCACAAGATCGCACAAGATCGCTGAACGCTAAGATCGCATGACGCCACAAGATCGCTACAGAAAccctaattcttatattttactccgagtacaatctctcagcactcgtccctgcccgaccaacctagacctagccttctagcctcctccatcagctttgcgtccctcggatgcctccccatccttcacgtcttgccttctggagcttccatcggccttgtcattgttgtcgggtcttcctttgccaagaggtcgcgcctccgggacttcatccattgccaagttacacttggacttacgttgccaagactacatgcttggacttacaccgccaagactcattcttggactttcctcctttgccaagatcacacttggacttccttgttgtacctgtatcctgcacactcacaatgcatatcaaatacaacaataaaactaacttaaacctttgctcaaacatcaaaacctagggtcactagattgctccaacagcttGGTGGCGGCCAACATGGAGGAGTGGTGGAGAAGGTGATGAGGAGAGTTTAGGTGGAGATGAATTTTTTTCGTGAACAGAAGGTTTTGGATGTTAGGTCAGTATTGTTTTAGATATAAAAAATGCTCATATGTAACACTTTTTAAAAAGTATTATCTTTGATCTCAAAAAATACTAATAGACAACAATTAGGTAAAAAAGCGGTCTTTAATAAGAATTATAAAATATAGACAAtgtttttcactaaaagcgttataaaaaagaaataaaaatgtttttaaaaatacgacattgtcttttaagtgttgtaaaatatcaatttttttgtagtgttaatCGGACTCCCACcttcttcaactagacttgaaagggagacTTATGATTCGGGAGATAATCATAGAGTGCCACGTCGATAACGAGGTCAACAGTCCTGTTGAGCTGGCGAGCAAAGTTGTTCCCTTAATCCTTCGGCCATGACTACCAATAGCTCTCAACTCCATGGTGATCTCGACCCCGAGTCACCCCCCCCTCCCGCGACTTGGTAATATCTTGATTTCATGATGTTCCCGATCCTAGGGCGTCCATCTCCGAGCCACCTCACGACTCGGGAGGTAGCGCCCCGACTACATGACACTCAACTGAAGGCAATGTCGTCGTTTATTTCAAGAAGTAGATAACACACACATAGATATTGGGATTTTAGACTATTTATGAAGTAAATAACGATTGGATCTTGGGACTTTAAACTATTTCAAAAAGTAGATAACGATCACATGAATCTTGGGATTTCAAACTATTTCAGAAAACAATTAGCAATCGTGCGGATCTCAGGACACGTGGAAAACATAGGAAATAACTATCACTCTGTAAAAGATAGTCCTCTCCTATGTCCTCAGGTACACAAACACATGTATCAAAAATCCTAAACATCCCCTTTTCGTTCCTCTTCCTCCACCTCCGCTGCTCCAGAAAACCTTTGGTAATCATTCcaactttctttctttttcatcttCTTCTATCTAAATTCTAACGGATCTTTCTACCATCCTCATTATCATTAGATAATTGACGGTCACGAAGACTACTATGTCTATTCATATGTGGTTAGTTCATTGGTGTTTGAGACAAGGTGCTATTTTTTCTTAGGATTAACAGTTAATTTTTAAggcattagatttaattaattatagaattataAATTTGTAACATCTGAAATTCTTAAATGCTTAAATtatacattttattttttaaaaattattaaatcacaTGTCAATTTTCTAAATAGGTCACATTAAGTACtttcatttttaaattattaaattatacatGGATTAAATGAGTTAGcttcattaattaattttaggatgattgattttatcttataaaattttttaatctatCATTAGAATAAATCGGAAGTACATGTGATGATCAATTAAGAGTCTAGTATTTTTTGATTACgtctttcatttatttattttttttataaatacattaGAATTGAAAATTAAACTACGAAATGTTTGAATGATAATATGAATATTAATGGCCTTGGAGACCCGATTAAGTGGTAAACGAGCCCAGCTGCTTGagttatttgagttttgattaaaaaaaaaaatattcgtttatatatataatttcattaCAAAGTAAACTCACGTaagaattaaaatacaaatcaaatcaAGCCGAACTCGAGTTTAGAGGACAACGAACCGAGTTGACATCGAAGTTCGAATTTGCTTGACTCGATTCTACTAGTTTAATTACACCCGAAGGTCACCGATATTCTAAAATCATTTTTGCCTTCCTCGCTCTATGTAACTGACCGGCCGCGAAATTGTAAAATTCTGTGAACGAAATAAAATTTTCTCCTTAAAAATTTTGCTTTTAAAATACAATACATAAAAGCACTATGGTGAAAATAACGGTTCTGATTCACTTATGACGGGGCATATCATTCATCCGACGGTTCTTATTATCCGTAACTCCCATTATCCCCCAAAACCGTTTGTCTTATCGTTGTCTCCTTCGGACCGTTGGATCCTGCCACCCAACTCATATTTAATACCGCATCAGCGCCGTGCGCTCCGTTGCTAGGGTTGCGTTTCCTGAGGATCGCAACATTTACCAGAGCGTGTAGGCGGAGGTGCGAGTGCGATTGCCATGGCGACCCAGATGAGCAAGAAGCGCAAGGTTGGCCTTTCTGGGATCTGAATATTCTCTTTTCACTATTTCGTTTTGATCCCTCGCACTAAAATTGGTTATTTTGGTGGATTCTCTCCGTCGTGGTACAGTTCGTAGCGGACGGAGTGTTCTTTGCTGAGTTGAATGAGGTCCTGACGAGAGAACTTGCTGAGGATGGTTATTCTGGTGTCGAGGTTAGGGTTACGCCCATGCGAACCGAGATCATTATCCGGGCAACCCGTACTCAGAACGTCCTTGGTGATTTTTCTCCCTGATTTTGGAATCTGTTCCTGTTTACGAGTGAGATCTCGCTTCTGATTGCCTATCGATTGGTGATTCAGGTGAGAAGGGCAGAAGAATCAGGGAGTTAACATCGGTGGTCCAGAAAAGATTCAAATTTCCTGAGAATGGTGTGGAGCTCTACGCTGAGAAAGTAAACAACAGGGGACTCTGTGCCATTGCTCAAGCTGAATCGCTGCGTTACAAGCTTCTTGGTGGCCTTGCTGTTCGCAGGTTGGTATCCCATTTCACTCTTGGTTTCAAACCAAAGTTTGACAAGGGTAATCTATTTATTGTTTACTTACCTACATTGTGTGCCCAATTAGACTTCTAGTATTACATTATAATTCTGGACGACTTTTGGCCGAAAACATTTCTTCTTCATATAAGTTTGTCCACGTTTCTGCTTACCAATTCAGATTGCTATGCTTATATGATGAAGTCTATGGCTAATGGTTATCTGAGGTTGTTTATGTTGCAACTATATGTTGTTGTTTTTTTGTGTAACCACATAGTCTATTTTCCAGAACATTTCAATTCCAATTATTGGTTTGATGGGTCTTCGCACACTTCAATGGATGTAGGGAGCTAATTGTTTATTGTAACACTAACTTATAATCATTAGGTGGCAATTTTGAGATTGTCGATTATGCAATCTTGATCatgatatcattttatgaaaACCTTGATCTAATTATTAAAGTTCCTGTTAACATATTTGTGGACTTATTGATGGCTATGCGTTGTTTCAATTTTGTTCTATAACCATATTATGCTTGCTTCTGAATTTGTTTGGCATCCTGTAGATTTTTTCAGATTGCATTGTTGCCTGTCAACTTATTTTGATTTTGTTTGGTTATGTCTGTCATTTACAGAAAATAGGTTGCTTATTGCCAACTTTGTGTAAGAAGATGACTATAGGTTGCTTAGTTACCATCATGAGCTTTCAATTAAAGCCCCTGACAACATGATGCTTCTACATTTTTTCAAGCCTGATGTTCTTTTAGAATGCTTTCTGCTTTCCATGTAATGTGAATAATTTATTGCTTCTACTTTTTAGGATTCATTTAATCATAAGTATATTTAATCTGATTCACTTAAGAAAAATGTAGCTTCTTATATATTAGTTATCTCTTGATTAAGCAGATATATTTGTTTGCATACACTTGTGTTTTTTAGAATTAGCACAATGGTTATCTTTTAGACATGCTATCTTGCTGTTGGCAGAGTGATTCGATGATTGCATGTGCCATTcttgttttagatttttttaatccaATTTTACATTTTATGATTCTTTTTTGTAGGTTTAAATTTTTATGACTTGATCTCTAGctataaatttatttaatctaTGTGATCTATATTTTTATTGATCTAATGCTCAAATTGTGGACAAACCGAAAGCAATATGAATTCTGGTGTTGTTGAAGATTTTATTACATTCTTTTATCAGT contains:
- the LOC122012726 gene encoding 40S ribosomal protein S3-3 — its product is MATQMSKKRKFVADGVFFAELNEVLTRELAEDGYSGVEVRVTPMRTEIIIRATRTQNVLGEKGRRIRELTSVVQKRFKFPENGVELYAEKVNNRGLCAIAQAESLRYKLLGGLAVRRACYGVLRFVMESGAKGCEVIVSGKLRAQRAKSMKFKDGYMISSGQPVKEYIDSAVRHVLLRQGVLGIKVKIMLDWDPKGKQGPTTPLPDLVTIHPPKDEDEYVRPALLVPAEIPIA